A part of Drosophila bipectinata strain 14024-0381.07 chromosome 3L, DbipHiC1v2, whole genome shotgun sequence genomic DNA contains:
- the teq gene encoding uncharacterized protein teq isoform X1, with amino-acid sequence MAKWLLSLWLAVLLVDRPGASAYQSNSNYQSAGQQSGQVGLSAGHGQSIYQRDSACPPQYTGVLAYPHDCHRYINCYNGSPTIQTCAPGTLFNGKILECDHPNNVECFVSGGGAGKTESTRLGRLQQLNGEPKCPAGINGLQPHPTDCTKFLNCANGQTFIQDCGPGTAFDPKLLLCAHKGSVDCGSGGAQPYANGNGYSPASEELGCPTGYRGLRSHPHDPHKYLRCGIGVQPQVEPCPQGQIFDGFSLTYDPVNLILFFAPANALTSAGAQANNLLCPVGAVGLFAYPFDQTKFLHCKDGKLAIQSCQPSFVFSISRGYCHLKTQLLQSDYVTLIITQIGFDYSLSLNTCPASIYGLHLYPYDAGKYLKCSDDGQLSILNCAPQTAFSLSQKSCLPRLQIGRGDRVKFWEEIQVETTYFNEGAQSQNQITNQLFALKSCPAKLQGNYPYPFHAGHFIKCLNGVLEVVCCPSGTLYSLSKRQCVARHLLSAHDYLDYSYISVQFSTEFLVDVSTVTCPPDSKGLYLHPFDCTRYVRCSNQQTYIEECPQGEVFRISQQRCEPKEQVIEPYDLVSYYFETTIVQSVAVEGNRGHGKSLDGEGDIKCPPAASGLHAHPFDCTKFLECANGQTFIKNCGPGTAFSTAIGNCDFANKVDCTGRSFATGPTPVAHPPVHQSPPTNPNYETFNNPSPAAQQHSSDLLCPVGVDGYFIHPFDQTSFLNCKAAKLAVQRCNPGYVFSISRATCQPKDQLVYSDYVTYIVSQISIEQTMILSACPDGTDGLHLYPYDAAKYVKCTAGKLSVLPCDSQMAFSLSQKGCRPARQVALGDRVKFWAELQTTTTTTYTYKDTQDHQSAIRGCPANLQGNYPYPFHAGHYVNCQNGLLQVVCCPVSELYSLSKRQCVARHLLSAHDYLDHAYISVQFSTDFMQDLTTLTCPPNAKGYYLHPFDCTKYLICWDGQTQTGSCDQGQVFSISQQKCVPRDQVTESYDRVEYLSGTQHELSQEADENEEYGQGRALSPDHQHGGYQPTGPPAEALQSNGGYPTQNYPSSQGGYQYPGPQSSGGYPGGSSQLPTGVKGGYSQYPGAYPSGGSPYSGAHTGGSPQTSSSYQGGASSYPGGPSGAHQGGHSQYPGDSRGVNSPTFQHTAAYHGGSPQTGKGYQESSSQYLGGYQGGSSPSSGGYGGDSHYSGPYYGSSSQTPGAYPGVPSHSTGGYQGSNSPSSGGYQGSNSQSTGGYQGSTSPTSGGYQGSSSQTLGGYQGNYQSQGGQIYQPPAQVKGGYQPPQAAGGYQQISQSGGASYANNGPGSPFYYQAPPTPLMCPERVSGLFPNPFDAKSYLTCIEGHTLVRKCDALDVFSVSKGYCLPEQHVASTDRIPFVKKENEQETMVSCPNVGFFVYPFDCSQFLSCSTTGMILKRCSPEEHFSLSQGVCLPKGQVQRTDRLYTLEELYIVYDWTQKMKLESAVPACPEGITGTLPHPRTPSKYLHCEPGRAEIFDCPSQQVFSVSRRLCVLDDKLASYDRSDYLVRGEEAIGWTDPTNDNRQSKSYETPGRDQFGNRYTTRTTTTTRVIGEGDRWRDMNMQRPSGIGLEQNPHYQNPQEVGWSGQETSYSRRDPSQNVLYVEGSLQPNRNYPTYKTPLAPMAPVDPGKVYYAQPVPKNEPEQPPLPSRQNFSRRIDYGSPGNGWQPMPPLAPLGGQKPLSLDYNPNSPGAREPHNQTPSIGQKPLDWDYDEPQTPFDEPTPYSGKAPTPPPGSPPRYYPDQSPRGSQPQSKWQPYNPNPTPAKPLDHPSSPTDSKNPSHPVEESNLYGGLLPPRAPPSTPTTTSTTTPLPKLGNRLYTYPIYPAVDKNAPQSPSQPHYSPSYAGIAHSRNASWAKVPTTSTTPSPPLDPFNPEDDVIYDDDDFTTTTTERQSPPFNHQLNRPQTPPKSNPSVYGADPNSQSAMKEALKLMLRPYFNHSGNAEDKLAKQAESALASAISRPPTDTTSTTTTTTTTKRPTTTPRTDPDEDVELIKAGEQESLDSTEDDYVFPDVRETARTEQTIKPSTTYSSVNYHRSTRKAEVDKNPTTPKTTTTTTTMKHNWHASGHNRDYHRRHPNLPDPFSKPHQNPFSHNHHHPHHHEHSADFHRRHPELPNPFPVKDEAPTQEDDWELYQNPNAEEVTPKIGSRSNVIDECEFDCGNRKCLRKEQVCNGHKDCPHGKDESNCPPKDYEVRLTGGEGPHMGRIEVKANGQWGFVCDDKFGLKDADVVCRELGFKMGALEVRGNSFYAPSSQDFNYLMDEIECQGNETSLKDCSFKGWGVHNCGVDEVAGVICKVPAMKCPNNYWLCHASKECIPPAFVCDNTVDCADKSDECDAVCKSSIQYRLEGGRSSNEGRLEVKYHGVWGSVCDDDFNVKNAQVACNSMGYYGPAKIEKNIFGNGNGPIWLDQVMCYGNETSIDKCNHWNWGEHNCNHTEDVALHCTAGPPPRSQNLYQNPIKGGKQDLSSFSQIGLWERSSKALHTPRRCGIFKDDLVDEYAHHEEERVVKGHAAQRGRHPWQATIRTRGRGHISSHWCGAVVISKRHLLTAAHCLYGNKKGAYFVRVGDHYANIAESSEVDTFIEHWYIHEKFRDGSRMNNDIALVVLKTPLRFSDYVQPICLPDKNEKLVESRMCTISGWGSIKSGISTPSQVLSSADLPILADHVCQQSNVYGSAMTEGMFCAGSMDESADACEGDSGGPLVCANNDGETLYGIISWGHHCGYKNRPGVYVRVNHYIDWIYEKINESLQRL; translated from the exons ATGGCCAAGTGGCTCCTGAGCCTGTGGCTGGCGGTTCTGCTGGTGGAT CGACCCGGGGCCTCAGCTTATCAATCAAACAGCAACTACCAAAGTGCCGGGCAGCAGTCCGGGCAAGTTGGGTTATCAGCCGGGCACGGCCAGTCCATCTACCAGCGCGATTCCGCCTGTCCACCTCAATATACGGGAGTGCTGGCATATCCCCATGACTGCCACCGCTATATCAACTGCTACAATGGCAGTCCCACTATCCAAACCTGCGCTCCAGGAACACTTTTTAATGGAAAGATCCTCGAGTGCGATCATCCAAACAACGTCGAATGCTTTGTTTCGGGAGGAGGAGCCGGAAAAACGGAATCCACTCGTTTGGGGAGACTTCAGCAGTTAAACGGGGAGCCAAAATGTCCGGCGGGTATAAATGGATTACAACCCCATCCCACGGACTGCACCAAGTTCCTGAACTGCGCCAACGGACAAACCTTTATTCAGGACTGTGGACCGGGCACGGCCTTCGATCCGAAACTCTTGCTGTGCGCACACAAGGGCTCCGTGGACTGTGGATCTGGAGGAGCTCAACCCTATGCCAATGGCAACG GCTACTCTCCTGCCTCGGAGGAACTGGGCTGTCCAACCGGCTATCGTGGCTTACGTTCGCATCCCCACGATCCCCACAAGTATCTGCGCTGCGGTATCGGTGTTCAGCCCCAAGTAGAGCCGTGTCCTCAGGGACAGATCTTTGATGGCTTCAGTTTG ACCTATGATCCTGTTAATCTAATCCTTTTCTTCGCACCAGCCAACGCCTTGACCTCAGCCGGAGCTCAGGCCAACAATCTTCTGTGTCCTGTGGGGGCAGTTGGCCTGTTCGCTTACCCCTTCGATCAGACCAAGTTCCTTCATTGCAAGGACGGCAAGTTGGCCATTCAGAGCTGCCAGCCTAGCTTTGTGTTCAGTATATCGAGAGGGTACTGTCACTTAAAGACGCAATTACTTCAAAGCGATTATGTGACTTTGATTATAACACAGATTGGCTTCGACTACT CCCTGAGCTTAAATACTTGCCCTGCCAGCATCTATGGCTTGCACCTGTATCCCTACGATGCTGGGAAGTACCTTAAATGCTCAGATGATGGACAATTGTCCATTCTCAACTGTGCCCCCCAAACTGCCTTCAGCCTGTCTCAGAAATCTTGTCTCCCGCGCCTACAAATCGGCAGAGGCGATCGTGTCAAGTTCTGGGAAGAAATTCAGGTTGAAACCACGTATTTCAATGAAGGCGCACAAAGTCAAAATCAAATAACAAATCAGTTGTTTGCTCTTAAGTCGTGTCCGGCCAAACTGCAGGGCAACTACCCGTATCCCTTCCATGCGGGTCACTTCATAAAATGCCTCAATGGAGTCCTGGAGGTAGTGTGTTGTCCTTCTGGAACGCTTTATAGTCTTTCGAAACGCCAGTGCGTAGCTCGGCACCTTCTCTCCGCACATGATTATTTGGATTACTCCTACATCAGTGTCCAGTTTTCGA CTGAGTTCCTGGTGGATGTGTCGACCGTGACTTGTCCTCCTGATAGTAAGGGACTGTACTTACATCCCTTCGACTGCACGCGGTATGTCAGGTGCTCGAATCAGCAGACATACATCGAAGAGTGTCCCCAAGGAGAGGTCTTCAGAATATCCCAGCAACGATGTGAGCCCAAGGAACAAGTAATAGAACCCTATGATCTTGTGTCTTATTACTTCGAGACGACTATTGTCCAGAGTGTTGCTGTAGAAGGAAATCGAGGACATGGCAAGAGCCTAGATGGGGAAGGAGACATTAAATGTCCTCCAGCCGCTAGTGGACTCCATGCTCATCCATTCGATTGCACCAAGTTTTTGGAGTGTGCAAATGGACAAACCTTCATTAAAAATTGTGGACCAGGCACTGCTTTCAGCACGGCTATCGGGAACTGCGATTTTGCCAACAAAGTTGATTGCACGGGCAGGAGCTTCGCAACAGGCCCCACTCCAGTGGCACATCCTCCGGTTCATCAAAGTCCTCCAACAAATCCCAATTATGAGACGTTCA ATAACCCATCCCCAGCCGCCCAGCAGCACTCGTCAGATCTTCTCTGTCCTGTGGGAGTTGATGGGTATTTCATTCATCCCTTCGATCAGACTAGTTTCCTCAATTGTAAGGCAGCCAAGTTGGCTGTTCAAAGGTGTAATCCCGGCTATGTATTCAGCATATCGAGGGCCACCTGTCAGCCAAAGGATCAATTGGTATACTCCGACTACGTTACGTACATAGTCTCCCAAATTAGCATCGAACAGA CCATGATCCTTTCTGCCTGCCCGGATGGTACGGACGGCCTTCATCTGTATCCCTACGATGCTGCCAAATATGTCAAGTGTACCGCTGGGAAACTGTCTGTTCTGCCCTGTGACTCCCAAATGGCCTTCAGTTTGAGCCAAAAAGGTTGTAGACCGGCGCGCCAAGTGGCTCTTGGGGATCGGGTCAAGTTCTGGGCAGAGCTGCAAACTACGACGACTACAACCTACACGTACAAGGATACCCAAGACCATCAGTCTGCGATCAGGGGCTGTCCAGCCAATCTGCAGGGCAACTATCCATATCCCTTCCATGCCGGCCACTATGTGAATTGCCAGAATGGACTTCTGCAGGTCGTTTGCTGTCCAGTTTCCGAACTGTACAGTTTGTCCAAGCGCCAGTGTGTGGCCAGGCATCTCCTCTCCGCCCATGACTACTTGGACCATGCCTATATCAGTGTTCAGTTCTCGA CTGACTTTATGCAGGATCTCACCACATTAACCTGTCCTCCCAACGCTAAGGGCTACTATCTCCATCCGTTTGATTGCACCAAGTATCTGATTTGTTGGGATGGACAAACACAAACTGGTAGCTGCGATCAGGGCCAGGTTTTCAGCATATCCCAACAGAAGTGCGTGCCCAGGGATCAGGTTACAGAATCCTACGATCGCGTGGAGTACCTGAGTGGAACGCAGCACGAGTTGAGCCAGGAAGCAGATGAGAATGAAGAATATGGCCAGGGTAGAGCTTTATCGCCCGACCATCAACATGGAGGATATCAGCCCACGGGGCCGCCAGCTGAAGCTTTACAGTCCAACGGAGGATACCCCACACAAAATTATCCCAGTTCCCAAGGAGGTTACCAATATCCGGGCCCTCAATCGTCTGGCGGTTACCCGGGAGGTTCTTCTCAATTACCTACAGGCGTCAAAGGTGGCTATTCTCAATATCCAGGGGCTTACCCAAGCGGTGGCTCTCCATATTCGGGAGCCCATACTGGAGGTAGCCCTCAAACTTCTAGTAGCTACCAAGGAGGTGCTTCTTCATACCCAGGAGGACCTTCGGGAGCTCATCAAGGCGGACATTCTCAATACCCAGGGGACAGCCGAGGAGTTAATTCTCCAACTTTCCAACATACTGCAGCCTACCATGGAGGGTCTCCTCAAACTGGTAAAGGCTATCAAGAAAGTTCTTCTCAATATTTGGGAGGCTACCAAGGAGGTTCTTCACCATCTTCAGGAGGTTATGGCGGTGATTCGCACTATTCTGGACCGTACTATGGTAGCAGCTCTCAAACTCCTGGGGCCTATCCAGGAGTTCCCTCTCATTCAACCGGAGGCTACCAAGGAAGCAACTCTCCATCATCCGGAGGCTACCAAGGAAGCAACTCTCAATCAACAGGAGGCTATCAAGGAAGCACCTCTCCAACGTCTGGAGGTTACCAAGGAAGTAGCTCCCAAACTCTTGGAGGTTATCAAGGAAACTACCAATCTCAAGGAGGGCAAATATATCAGCCGCCAGCTCAAGTTAAGGGAGGATATCAGCCTCCGCAAGCGGCTGGAGGATACCAACAGATTTCGCAATCCGGTGGAGCATCTTATGCTAATAATGGGCCAGGCTCCCCCTTCTATTATCAAGCGCCTCCTACACCCTTGATGTGCCCGGAACGCGTGAGCGGACTATTTCCAAATCCCTTTGATGCCAAGAGCTATCTGACCTGCATCGAGGGTCATACTCTGGTAAGGAAGTGTGATGCTCTGGATGTGTTTAGTGTCTCGAAAGGATACTGCCTGCCAGAGCAGCATGTTGCCTCGACCGATCGCATTCCGTTCGTGAAGAAAGAAAATGAGCAGGAGACAA TGGTTAGCTGTCCGAACGTGGGTTTCTTTGTTTACCCCTTCGACTGCTCCCAGTTTCTCAGCTGCAGTACTACTGGGATGATCCTGAAGCGTTGCTCTCCGGAAGAGCATTTCAGTCTTTCACAGGGAGTTTGCCTTCCCAAGGGTCAGGTGCAGCGAACAGATCGCCTGTATACGCTTGAGGAGCTCTACATCGTCTACGACTGGACGCAGAAGATGAAGCTTGAGAGCGCCGTACCCGCATGTCCAGAAGGAATCACTGGAACTCTGCCCCATCCCCGGACTCCCAGCAAATACCTTCACTGCGAGCCTGGTCGGGCGGAGATCTTTGACTGTCCCAGCCAGCAGGTTTTCAGTGTTTCGCGGAGGTTGTGCGTGCTGGACGATAAACTGGCCAGCTACGATCGCTCCGACTATCTGGTCCGGGGGGAAGAGGCTATCGGTTGGACAGATCCCACTAATG ACAATCGCCAGTCCAAGTCGTACGAGACGCCTGGCCGGGATCAGTTCGGAAATCGCTACACGACTCGTACTACGACCACAACCAGGGTTATCGGCGAGGGCGATCGCTGGAGGGACATGAACATGCAGCGACCATCTGGCATTGGTTTGGAGCAGAATCCACATTACCAGAACCCGCAGGAAGTTGGCTGGTCAGGCCAGGAGACCTCCTATTCCCGCCGTGATCCGTCCCAGAACGTCCTCTATGTTGAGGGCTCTTTGCAGCCGAATCGTAATTATCCTACCTATAAGACACCACTAGCACCAATGGCACCTGTCGATCCCGGAAAAGTATACTACGCTCAGCCTGTTCCGAAGAACGAACCGGAGCAACCTCCGCTTCCGTCGCGTCAGAACTTTAGTCGCAGAATCGATTACGGCTCGCCAGGAAACGGCTGGCAACCGATGCCGCCACTTGCTCCTCTCGGTGGCCAGAAACCTTTAAGCCTTGACTACAATCCCAATTCCCCTGGGGCTAGGGAACCACACAATCAAACTCCCTCAATCGGACAGAAACCTCTCGACTGGGACTACGATGAACCGCAGACGCCTTTTGACGAGCCAACGCCATATTCGGGAAAGGCTCCTACACCTCCTCCTGGATCACCTCCGCGATATTATCCAGATCAGTCGCCTAGAGGCTCCCAGCCTCAATCTAAGTGGCAGCCTTACAACCCAAACCCCACTCCTGCCAAGCCCTTAGATCACCCTAGTAGTCCTACAGATTCAAAAAATCCTTCCCACCCTGTGGAGGAATCAAATCTCTACGGTGGTCTGCTGCCGCCCAGGGCGCCTCCTTCCACACCCACTACTACCAGTACCACCACACCCTTGCCCAAGTTAGGTAATCGATTATACACGTACCCCATTTATCCGGCAGTGGATAAGAATGCCCCACAATCTCCCAGTCAGCCTCACTATAGTCCTTCCTATGCAGGTATTGCTCATTCCAGAAACGCTTCTTGGGCTAAAGTTCCCACAACAAGCACCACCCCCTCTCCGCCTTTAGATCCTTTTAATCCCGAAGATGATGTCATTTATGACGACGACGACTTCACAACCACAACCACTGAGAGACAATCTCCTCCGTTCAATCATCAATTGAACCGTCCGCAAACCCCTCCAAAATCAAATCCATCAGTGTATGGAGCAGATCCCAATTCCCAATCGGCGATGAAGGAGGCTCTGAAGCTAATGCTTCGCCCCTACTTCAATCACAGCGGCAATGCTGAAGACAAGCTGGCCAAGCAGGCCGAATCAGCCTTAGCTTCTGCCATCAGTAGACCCCCAACTGACACTACTTCCACCACGACAACCACAACTACGACCAAACGCCCCACAACCACACCCAGAACAGATCCGGACGAAGACGTTGAACTTATTAAAGCCGGGGAGCAGGAGAGCCTGGACTCCACTGAAGATGACTATGTTTTTCCAGATGTCAGGGAGACGGCCCGCACCGAGCAGACCATTAAACCCAGTACTACCTACTCCTCGGTAAACTATCACCGGAGCACCCGCAAGGCGGAGGTTGACAAGAACCCGACCACCCCCAAAACGacaacaacgacaaccacAATGAAACACAATTGGCATGCGTCCGGTCACAATCGTGACTACCACCGGCGCCATCCAAATCTTCCCGATCCGTTCTCGAAGCCCCACCAAAATCCTTTTTCCCACAACCACCACCATCCCCATCACCATGAGCACAGTGCCGATTTCCATCGTCGTCATCCAGAGCTTCCGAATCCTTTTCCTGTAAAGGATGAAGCCCCCACCCAGGAAGACGACTGGGAGCTGTATCAGAACCCCAATGCAGAGGAAGTTACTCCCAAGATTGGTTCGCGCTCCAATGTGATTGACGAGTGCGAGTTCGATTGCGGAAACAGAAAGTGCCTGAGGAAGGAGCAGGTCTGCAATGGCCATAAAGATTGCCCCCATGGCAAGGATGAATCTAATTGTCCTCCGAAGGACTACGAGGTTAGACTGACTGGTGGAGAGGGTCCGCATATGGGCCGGATCGAAGTCAAGG CCAACGGCCAGTGGGGCTTTGTTTGCGATGACAAGTTTGGCCTTAAGGACGCGGATGTTGTCTGCCGGGAACTGGGCTTTAAGATGGGTGCCCTGGAAGTTCGTGGAAACTCTTTCTACGCCCCTAGCAGCCAGGACTTCAACTATCTGATGGATGAGATCGAATGCCAGGGCAACGAAACAAGCCTCAAGGATTGCAGCTTCAAGGGCTGGGGAGTTCACAACTGTGGCGTCGACGAGGTGGCCGGAGTCATCTGCAAGGTTCCGGCAATGAAATGTCCCAACAACTATTGGCTCTGCCACGCCTCCAAGGAGTGCATCCCGCCCGCCTTTGTTTGCGATAATACAGTGGACTGTGCCGACAAGTCTGATGAGTGCGATGCTGTTTGCAAG TCTTCCATTCAATACCGTTTGGAGGGAGGTCGCAGTTCCAATGAAGGCCGCCTGGAGGTCAAGTACCATGGCGTTTGGGGCAGTGTGTGCGATGATGACTTTAATGTGAAGAATGCCCAGGTTGCTTGCAACTCTATGGGCTACTATGGCCCAGCG aaaattgagaaaaacaTATTTGGCAATGGCAATGGACCCATTTGGTTGGACCAGGTGATGTGCTACGGCAACGAAACCTCCATCGACAAGTGCAATCACTGGAACTGGGGTGAACACAATTGCAACCACACCGAAGATGTGGCCTTGCATTGCACTGCTGGACCTCCGCCACGATCCCAGAATCTCTACCAAAACCCCATCAAGGGTGGGAAGCAGGATTTGAGTTCATTCTCCCAGATCGGCCTTTGGGAGAGATCCAGCAAGGCGCTGCATACCCCGCGACGATGTGGAATCTTCAAGGACGACCTGGTCGATGAGTACGCCCATCATGAGGAGGAGCGCGTGGTGAAGGGCCACGCAGCTCAAAGGGGCCGTCATCCCTGGCAGGCCACCATTAGGACTCGCGGACGAGGTCACATCTCCAGTCACTGGTGCGGCGCTGTGGTGATCTCCAAGCGCCACCTCCTGACTGCTGCCCATTGTCTCTACGGAAATAAGAAGGGCGCCTACTTTGTGCGCGTGGGTGATCATTATGCCAACATTGCCGAGTCCTCCGAGGTGGACACGTTCATCGAGCACTGGTACATCCATGAGAAGTTCCGGGACGGTTCTCGCATGAACAACGACATTGCCCTGGTAGTGCTCAAGACTCCCCTGAGATTCAGTGACTACGTGCAGCCCATCTGCCTGCCGGATAAGAACGAAAAGCTAGTCGAGAGTCGTATGTGTACGATTTCTGGCTGGGGCTCCATTAAGTCTGGTATTTCTA CCCCTTCTCAAGTTTTGAGCTCAGCTGACCTGCCCATTCTGGCCGACCATGTGTGCCAACAATCGAATGTCTACGGCTCAGCCATGACAGAAG GCATGTTCTGTGCCGGTTCCATGGACGAGAGTGCGGATGCCTGTGAGGGTGATTCAGGTGGTCCTCTGGTTTGTGCAAATaatg ATGGGGAGACCCTTTATGGCATCATATCGTGGGGTCACCATTGCGGCTACAAGAACCGACCAGGTGTTTATGTTCGGGTCAACCACTATATCGATTGGATCTACGAGAAAATCAACGAAAGCCTGCAGCGTCTCTAA